In Sulfitobacter sp. LCG007, the sequence GACCCGGCCCGGCAGGGTGCTGCTGAGCGTCACGGCCTGGGGCTGCACCTCGATCACGGTAACGGGGGACGGCGGAGGTGCGTCCTGCGCGAACATCGGCCCGGCCCCCAGCAGCGCCGAAACGGCAAGCGCGGAAAATCTTGTTGTTCCGAAACGCGTCATCGTCTTTGCCCCTTGTTCCGAATACAGGCGGGGGCGCTGAGCACCCCCGGAAGTTCTGGCCATTCGATACTCTGCAAAAGCTGGCAAAGACCAGCCGCAATCACACACAATCCTGTAATGGTGCACAAGATCTTAATCCGCGCACGTTTCTGCGCCGCGATGCACGGGTTCAGCTGACGTGCGCCGATCCGGTACCGCGACAGATCAGACGGTGCGCAGCATGCCGCCATCGACATGGTAGACCGAGCCCAGACTGTAGGCGGCCCGGGGCGAACAGAGAAAGACACAGAAATCCGCAAGCTCGTCGACGGTCCCGAACCGGCGGATATCGGCGTGTTCGTCAGCCACTTCCTGAAGGTAGGTTTCCCAATCGTCGCCGCGCAGTTCGCGCGCCGTGTTTTCCCAGTCCGGCGTCCGGATCAGGCCGGGGTTGACAGTGTTCACGCGGATGTTGCGCTTGATCATCTCGGTCGACAGGCATTTCGAGAACATCATCAGGGCAGCCTTGGTGACGTTGTAGATCGGCTCGTACCAGAGCGGCTGAACGGCACAGATCGAAGCGTTCATCAGCATCGCACCCCCGCCCTTGCCATCCATCTGCAACGCCAGCCCGCGCGAAAGCCGCACGGCCGCCATGACGTGGAGATTCCAGTAGTCCATCCACTTTTCGTCAGTCGCATCCGCCACCGTCTCGTTCGAGCCGGTGCCGGCGTTCGATACGAAGATGTCGGCGCCGCCGAAATCCCCGGCGGCGTCCACGACATAGTCGCATCCCTCGGCGGTCGAGACATCCGCGGCCACGGAGAGGCAGCGCACCCGATACTTCGCGCTGATCTCGCGCGCGGCACGCTCGATATCGGCGTCGGTGCGGGAATTGATGACGAGATTGGCTCCTTCGCGCGCAAAGGCGCAGGCGATGCCGAACCCTATGCCTTTCGACGCGCCGGTAATGACGGCCAGCTTGCCCTTGAGCTCGAGATCCACCGGTCCGACCCTCCTGTCGCCTCGCGATGGCGCAGGCTAGACCGGATGGCGCAGCGGCGACAATCCGGGATTGTATCTCAGACCACGCCTTCCGTCTCGATATGGATCGTCGCGCCGCAATGCTTGCAGTGCACCGCGTCCGCATCGTGCAGCAAGAGACCGCAGGTCGCGCACTCCTGGCGCACCTTGTTGGGCCGGATCAGCACCTGGAGCAGACGCAGGAAGAGCGTGACGCCGAAGATCATCACCGCCACCGACATCATCCGGCCCCATGTTCCGGTGAGGGTGATATCCCCGAAACCCGTCGTGGTCAGGGTCGTGACCGTGAAGTAGAGCGCGTCGGCATAGTTCGAGATATCCGGATTGACCGCCTCCTGCGTCGCGTAGATGAGACCCGTCATGATGAAAAGGAACACGACCAGGTTGATGCCGGCCAGCACGACCTCCTCGTTGTCGCGGAAGAACGGGAAGTCCTTTCTGAGGCGCTCCATCAGCTGGTAGGTGTGCAGCAGCCGAAGCGTGCGCATGACCCGCAGAAATCCCAGCCCCTCGCCTGCGATGGGAGCCAGAAAGGACAGCACGGCGACAAGGTCGGTCCATGTCGACAGCCTCAGCAGGATGCGCCCGCGCTCGTATTCGAACGTCATCCTCAGCAGGAAGTCGGCCAGGATCAGAACCCCGAATACGACGTCAACGCTTTCGATCCAGGGCGCCCGTTCGATGAAGGAGGTGGCGACGACGAAGGCGATCGTCACAAGATCGAAGGCCAGCAAACCGTAGCGGAAACGATGCGCCCGTGGGGTATCGTCCAGATAGAGCGATCTGAGTGTCTCAAGCAAGGCGCTGCCCCGTCTGCGTTATCCGCGCCATACTGCACGGGGGGCCACTCATTGACCAGATGTGGCAGACCGTGCCTGAGGTCGCGTCAGGCGCTGTCCTTTCGAGCCGCCTCCGAGGGCAATGGTCCGGTGAAGGGGCCAAGACAGCTCGAGCGGTGCGACACCTGAAAGACGTGGTTGTAAAGCTGCGCCACCCACTGCTTGCCTTCCATCGTCTGCTCCAGATGCCCCAAGGCCGGTCCGATGAGCGGCTGCACCTGCGACCAGAAGAAATTGGGAAACTGCTCCATCAGGTCCATCGGGCTGCGGTAGCCCAGCTTCGACGCCATGCCCGTCTCGACGAACTCATGATATAGCCCGTTGATCTTGCGGTGATAGAAGGGGTCCGCAAGCTGGCCGATCAGGTCCGCCGCCCGCACCAGCGCGGGCTCGCTTTCGGTGCAATGGTAGGCGGGATCGTCCGGCACCGGAAAGCGCGTGTACTCGATGGCCGCGCTGATCCGGTCCTGGTCAATCTGGGCCGAGTCGGAAAAGCGCTGCACGGCGTAAAGCTTGCCCCGGTCGATGTGGTACGGCGCGAGATAGGCGTCCGATGCGCCCCGTGGCGGGCAGATGCGGTCGCCGGCTTCGTTGATGACGACCTCGTTCTCGGTATCGCCTTCGCAGATGTCGCGCAGGTAGCCGATGTCATGTACGAGAAGGGCAACGATGAAATGCAGCCAGTCCTCGGGCTGGATCGCCCGCGTCACCAGCCGGCCACGCACGATCTGCTGGCCGACGAGCGTGACCATCATCGTGTGCTCGGCGTTGTGGTAGAGCGCGTCGGAATTTCCCAGCCGCTCGAGCATCATCCTCGCGCAGCCGCTGATGAACGCCGCATACTCGGCTTTTCGCCCCGAGAAGTACTCGAGGTACGTCTCGGCAAGATGGTCCCCGAATTCCGCAGCCACGACGGCGGTGGGGTTGAACATGCGACTATACCTTGAGACCGGAATGCCAGCTCATGCTAGCACAACCCAAGGTACCTGCAAAGCAGCGGAAGGCACCCGCCGGCCGTGAACGGCAGCTACCTGAGCCGGTTCAGCAGATCGAGCGAAGGCTCGCCGGTGACAGGCAGTCCCACGCTCTGCTGATAGGCCGAAATCGCCGTGGTGGTGTTGGATCCGATCACCCCGTCGGTGCCCTGTGTGTCGAAACCCCTCGCGGTGAGGCGCTCCTGAAGGGCGCGCCGGTCGGCGATGGTCATGCCCTTGGCGTCAGGCGGAAAGTCGCCATGGATCGCCGGACCCCCGGCGATGCGATCCGACAGGTGGCCCACGCCGATGACGTAGTTCACCGCGTTGTTGTAGCGCGAAATCGCCGTGAAGTTCTGGAAGATCATGAACGCCGGTCCGCTTCCGCCAGGACGTATGATCTCGGCGCTGCCGTAGTCGGGGATGCTGCCCCCCGCAGCCGGACGGACTCCAAGCGCGGCCCATTGGGACGGCGTGCGCCTGCCCGAAATGGCGACGCCCGAAGGCACGACGACCTCGACCCCCCAGGGCTGTCCCGCACGCCAGCCCGAGCGCGACAGGTAGGCCGCCGTCGAGGCCAGCGCGTCGGTCGGATCGTCCGACCAGATGTCGCGGCGCCCGTCACCGGTGAAGTCCACCGCGTAGGCCTCGAACGATGTCGGAATGAACTGGGTGTGCCCCATCGCGCCAGCCCAGCTGCCGGTCATGCGCTCGGGCGTGATGTCGCCGCGCTGGAGGATCCTCAAAGCCGCGACAAGCTGCTTTTCGAAGAAGGCGCCGCGCCGGCCGTCATAGGCAAGTGTCGAGGTGGCCGAGATCACCGGCACCGACCCGCGCCGCTCTCCGTAACGGCTTTCGAGTCCCCAGACGGCGAGCACGACATCGCCGTCGACGCCATAGCGATTCTCGATGGCAGAAAGCGTGGAGGCGTAGCGCTGGCGGTTCGCGCGGCCTTTCGACACCCGCTCGGGCGAGGCCGCGATGGCCAGGTAGTCCTCGAGCGTGCGGGTGAATTCGGTCTGCGACCGGTCGCGCTCGATGACCTGCGGCAGGTAGCCGGCGTTGCGAAATGCGGCATCGAGCGTGGATTGCGAAATCCCCTGCGACGCCGCACGGCCCCGAAAGGACGCGACCCAGGCATCGTATTGCGCATTGGGCACCGGCCGGTATTCCGGTTCGGACGCAACGGATGTGCTTGCGCCACCCCCGGAACATGCCGCCAGCAGACCTGCCGGAAGTGCGAATAAGACTGCCCGTCTCGAAATCATTGCCTTGCTCTCCTGCACCAATGGCCCGGCAGTTGGTCCGCCGTGATCCTCCCCGCAGAGTTGCATGCTTCCCGGCGCGCCGCAACTGGCGGCCGGGGCTTGCCGGGATGCGTTTCAGCGATACATCACGGATATCAAGAGGAGATTAGGGATGGCCGGTGGCTGGGCGCGCGACGGCGCCGTGAACGAACAGATCGAAGCGTCGATCCAGGACGAACTCCGGCGGTTGAAGGCGCGGGGCCAGCCCGTCGGCGAGAGCAGGACCCATTGCGCCGAGTGCGACGAGCCGATCCCCGAGGCCCGACGCAGGGCGCTGCCGGGCGTCAAGATCTGCATCGACTGCCAGCGCGAACGCGATGCCCGGCCGGTGGCGCGTGGTGGCATGAACAGGCGCGGATCCAAGGACAGCCAGCTCAAATAGGCCCCCCTGGCCGCGCGGCCCGACGTCGCCTTCCCCCGCTTGCCCGAATCTCCCGACCGGCCCAATACTGGGGCGGGCGGCCCTCGCCGGGCCGGCGGGCGGGTGAGGAGTTTCCAGCCATGAAGGGCCGGACGACGGTTCTGGTCGGAACGACGAAGGGCGCTTTCCTGCTTGACGGGAATCCGGACAGGAGCGCGTGGGACCTCCGCGGACCCTTTTGCCACGGGTGGCCGATCAACCATGTGATTGCCGACCGGAGCGGGCGAAACCTTTGGGCAGCGGGTGGCAGCGACTGGCACGGCGCAGGCGTCTGGCGGTCGCAGGACGCAGGCGCAAGCTGGGAGTTGCGCAAGCTCTCCAACGGCGAGCTCGACAGATGGCTCGAGAACGATCCCGCCGCAGCCCTTCAGTTCGGGCTCGCGCCGTCGCCACCTGCCGCCTTCACCGGGGAAATGACCTCGATCTGGTCGCTGTGTGCGACAGAAGGTCTGCTTTATGCCGGCGCAAAGCCGGCAGCTCTGCTGCAAAGTGCGGATGGCGGAGAAAGCTGGTCGCGTGTGGACGCCCTGACCGACCACCCCTCGCGCCCGGCCTGGGAGCCGGGCGGCGCCGGGCTCGTGCTGCATACGATCGTCGCGCGCCCCGACGATCCCAGGAAGCTCTGGGTGGGGATTTCCGCTGCCGGGGTCTTTGCCACCGAAGACGGCGGCGCGACCTGGGAACGCCGCAACCGTCGCTCCAACGCGGATTCGGCCGGACACGCGCCGCATCCGGGCCATTCGCATGACGAAGCGCAGGAGGTCGGCCATTGCGTGCACAACATGGTCCGCGCGCCCTCGGCGGTATCCGGCGCGGGCGATCTGCTTTACCAGCAGAACCACCACGGGGTGTTCCGCAGCCTCGACGGCGGGAGAAGCTGGCAGGAGATCGGCGAAGGGCTGCCGTCCACGTTCGGCTTTCCCATCGCCGTGCATCCGCATGATCCGCAGACGATCTGGACCCTGCCGCTCAACGGCGACTCGATCGGGCGCTACCCTCCGGACGCGTCTGCATCTGTCTGGAAGTCAGGCGACGGCGGTGCGACATGGCAGGGGCACGCCGAAGGTCTGCCCGTCAAGAACTGCTTCTTCACGGTGCTGCGGCAGGCGATGGCGACGGACGCCGAAGAGGCGGCTGGCGTCTATTTCGGCACCAACAGCGGGTCGGTCTTCGCCAGCATCGACGGCGGCGTCTCGTGGCGCGAGATCGCCCGCCACCTCCCCACCATCCTTTCGGTCGAGACCGCATCTGCCAGCTGAGCGCGCCGCGTATCAGACCGCCATGCTGTGCGCCTGGTCAGGGGTCGTGAAAGCGTCGAGCGTGGCGGCAATCACCCGCACGAGGGCATGCCCCTCGGGCCTGAGGGCAAGCTTTCCATCGCTCAGTTCGCATAGGTCC encodes:
- a CDS encoding WD40/YVTN/BNR-like repeat-containing protein, with the protein product MKGRTTVLVGTTKGAFLLDGNPDRSAWDLRGPFCHGWPINHVIADRSGRNLWAAGGSDWHGAGVWRSQDAGASWELRKLSNGELDRWLENDPAAALQFGLAPSPPAAFTGEMTSIWSLCATEGLLYAGAKPAALLQSADGGESWSRVDALTDHPSRPAWEPGGAGLVLHTIVARPDDPRKLWVGISAAGVFATEDGGATWERRNRRSNADSAGHAPHPGHSHDEAQEVGHCVHNMVRAPSAVSGAGDLLYQQNHHGVFRSLDGGRSWQEIGEGLPSTFGFPIAVHPHDPQTIWTLPLNGDSIGRYPPDASASVWKSGDGGATWQGHAEGLPVKNCFFTVLRQAMATDAEEAAGVYFGTNSGSVFASIDGGVSWREIARHLPTILSVETASAS
- a CDS encoding SDR family NAD(P)-dependent oxidoreductase, giving the protein MDLELKGKLAVITGASKGIGFGIACAFAREGANLVINSRTDADIERAAREISAKYRVRCLSVAADVSTAEGCDYVVDAAGDFGGADIFVSNAGTGSNETVADATDEKWMDYWNLHVMAAVRLSRGLALQMDGKGGGAMLMNASICAVQPLWYEPIYNVTKAALMMFSKCLSTEMIKRNIRVNTVNPGLIRTPDWENTARELRGDDWETYLQEVADEHADIRRFGTVDELADFCVFLCSPRAAYSLGSVYHVDGGMLRTV
- a CDS encoding DksA/TraR family C4-type zinc finger protein gives rise to the protein MAGGWARDGAVNEQIEASIQDELRRLKARGQPVGESRTHCAECDEPIPEARRRALPGVKICIDCQRERDARPVARGGMNRRGSKDSQLK
- a CDS encoding ion channel, which encodes MLETLRSLYLDDTPRAHRFRYGLLAFDLVTIAFVVATSFIERAPWIESVDVVFGVLILADFLLRMTFEYERGRILLRLSTWTDLVAVLSFLAPIAGEGLGFLRVMRTLRLLHTYQLMERLRKDFPFFRDNEEVVLAGINLVVFLFIMTGLIYATQEAVNPDISNYADALYFTVTTLTTTGFGDITLTGTWGRMMSVAVMIFGVTLFLRLLQVLIRPNKVRQECATCGLLLHDADAVHCKHCGATIHIETEGVV
- a CDS encoding lytic murein transglycosylase, with the protein product MISRRAVLFALPAGLLAACSGGGASTSVASEPEYRPVPNAQYDAWVASFRGRAASQGISQSTLDAAFRNAGYLPQVIERDRSQTEFTRTLEDYLAIAASPERVSKGRANRQRYASTLSAIENRYGVDGDVVLAVWGLESRYGERRGSVPVISATSTLAYDGRRGAFFEKQLVAALRILQRGDITPERMTGSWAGAMGHTQFIPTSFEAYAVDFTGDGRRDIWSDDPTDALASTAAYLSRSGWRAGQPWGVEVVVPSGVAISGRRTPSQWAALGVRPAAGGSIPDYGSAEIIRPGGSGPAFMIFQNFTAISRYNNAVNYVIGVGHLSDRIAGGPAIHGDFPPDAKGMTIADRRALQERLTARGFDTQGTDGVIGSNTTTAISAYQQSVGLPVTGEPSLDLLNRLR